The following are encoded together in the Pseudoalteromonas ruthenica genome:
- a CDS encoding calmodulin: MKGMTSTIAFVTLAASSAVFAADFNALDADGNGAISVQEASVDAALMEQFDQLDTDGNGELSKAEFEKAE; this comes from the coding sequence ATGAAAGGTATGACGTCAACAATCGCATTTGTCACTTTAGCTGCATCAAGCGCTGTATTTGCAGCAGATTTTAACGCACTTGATGCCGACGGCAATGGCGCTATCAGTGTTCAAGAGGCCTCTGTCGATGCCGCTCTAATGGAGCAGTTCGATCAACTCGATACAGATGGCAACGGTGAGCTCTCAAAAGCAGAGTTCGAAAAAGCCGAGTAA
- a CDS encoding YigZ family protein, with product MSEYSYPSEPLSYEEEIKKSTFIVHVAHTPDISAAKDFIADINRRYPDARHNCWAHVAGAPGGSHVYGFSDDGEPNGTAGKPMLNVLQGSGLGEICAVTTRYFGGIKLGTGGLVRAYGGTLNNALAQLVTQVKVPSVVLIGDSDYALQGVIEQRLQTHYQVLGIEKQYDSAIRWQICIDERQSDAAIKDIFDLSHGTVELKIKQ from the coding sequence ATGTCTGAATACTCATACCCTAGTGAGCCCTTAAGTTACGAAGAAGAAATCAAAAAGAGCACCTTTATTGTGCATGTGGCGCACACGCCGGATATTAGTGCGGCGAAAGACTTTATCGCCGATATTAATCGCCGTTACCCCGATGCCCGCCATAATTGCTGGGCTCATGTAGCAGGGGCTCCAGGAGGCAGCCATGTGTATGGCTTTTCCGATGATGGTGAGCCCAATGGCACTGCTGGCAAACCAATGCTGAATGTGCTCCAAGGCAGTGGCCTTGGCGAGATTTGTGCTGTGACAACGCGTTACTTCGGCGGTATTAAGCTCGGTACCGGTGGATTGGTTCGTGCCTATGGCGGTACGCTTAATAACGCGCTGGCGCAACTAGTTACCCAGGTTAAGGTGCCTAGTGTGGTACTCATTGGCGACAGTGACTATGCTCTACAGGGAGTCATAGAGCAAAGGTTGCAAACTCACTATCAAGTCCTTGGTATTGAGAAGCAATATGATAGCGCCATTCGTTGGCAGATATGTATTGATGAGCGCCAAAGCGATGCAGCGATAAAAGATATCTTTGATTTAAGCCACGGTACTGTTGAGTTAAAAATAAAACAGTAA
- a CDS encoding EF-hand domain-containing protein — MKRMTSTLALITLAASSAAFAADFSTLDADGNGAISKQEAAVDAELSKHFDKLDTDGNGELSKEEFEQA; from the coding sequence ATGAAACGCATGACTTCAACTTTAGCACTTATCACTTTAGCAGCTTCAAGCGCAGCGTTTGCAGCAGATTTCTCTACTTTAGATGCAGACGGCAATGGCGCTATCAGCAAGCAAGAAGCAGCAGTGGATGCAGAGCTTAGCAAACACTTCGACAAGCTAGATACCGATGGTAACGGTGAGCTGTCAAAAGAAGAGTTTGAACAAGCTTAA
- a CDS encoding EF-hand domain-containing protein — MKRMTSTLALITLAASSAAFAADFSTLDADGNGAISKQEAAVDAELSKHFDKLDTDGNGELSKEEFEQA; from the coding sequence ATGAAACGCATGACTTCAACTTTAGCACTTATCACTTTAGCAGCTTCAAGCGCAGCATTTGCAGCAGATTTCTCTACTTTAGATGCAGACGGCAATGGCGCTATCAGCAAGCAAGAAGCAGCAGTGGATGCAGAGCTTAGCAAGCACTTCGACAAGCTAGATACCGATGGTAACGGTGAGCTTTCAAAAGAAGAGTTCGAGCAAGCTTAA
- a CDS encoding calmodulin, producing MKNSTKAVAIVGLVSASSAFALDMDFNSVDVDSNGAISMEEASKYPELMQQFKDLDANKDGELSEKEFAKAE from the coding sequence ATGAAAAATTCGACAAAAGCAGTCGCTATCGTAGGTTTAGTAAGCGCATCATCAGCATTCGCATTGGACATGGACTTTAACAGTGTAGACGTAGATAGCAATGGCGCTATCAGCATGGAAGAAGCGTCTAAGTATCCAGAGCTAATGCAGCAGTTCAAGGATTTGGACGCCAATAAAGACGGTGAGCTGAGCGAAAAAGAATTCGCAAAAGCTGAGTAA
- the pepQ gene encoding Xaa-Pro dipeptidase, which produces MNKLAVLYAEHIATLQKRTREIIERENLDGVVFHSGQAKRQFLDDMYYPFKVNPQFKAWLPVIDNPHCWIVANGTDKPKLIFYRPVDFWHKVPDEPNEYWADYFDIELLVKPDQVEKLLPYDKARFAYIGEYLEVAQALGFELMNPEPVMNFYHYHRAYKTQYELACMREANKIAVQGHKAARDAFFQGKSEFEIQQAYLLATQHSENDTPYGNIVALNENCAILHYTHFDRVAPATHRSFLIDAGANFNGYAADITRTYDFTGEGEFAELVATMKQHQIALCNQLAPGKLYGELHLDCHQRVAQTLSDFNIVNLSADEIVAKGITSTFFPHGLGHHIGLQVHDVGGFMADEQGAHQEPPEGHPFLRCTRKIEANQVFTIEPGLYFIDSLLGDLAATDNNQHINWDKVAELKPFGGIRIEDNIIVHEDSLENMTRELELD; this is translated from the coding sequence ATGAATAAATTAGCGGTGTTATACGCTGAACATATTGCAACCTTGCAAAAGCGCACGCGCGAAATTATCGAACGCGAAAACCTAGACGGCGTTGTTTTCCATTCTGGCCAAGCGAAGCGCCAGTTCTTAGACGATATGTACTACCCGTTTAAGGTGAATCCACAATTTAAGGCCTGGTTGCCAGTGATAGATAACCCACATTGCTGGATTGTCGCGAATGGCACTGATAAGCCAAAGTTGATTTTCTATCGCCCTGTGGACTTTTGGCACAAGGTCCCCGATGAGCCGAATGAGTATTGGGCTGACTACTTTGATATTGAACTGCTGGTGAAACCGGATCAGGTAGAAAAGTTACTCCCTTATGATAAGGCGCGATTTGCATATATTGGCGAATACCTGGAAGTTGCTCAAGCTTTGGGTTTTGAGCTGATGAATCCGGAGCCGGTAATGAACTTTTATCATTACCACCGTGCCTACAAAACGCAGTACGAACTTGCTTGTATGCGTGAGGCGAATAAAATCGCTGTACAAGGTCACAAAGCTGCGCGAGATGCGTTTTTTCAAGGCAAGTCCGAATTTGAAATTCAACAAGCCTACCTGTTAGCGACGCAACATAGCGAAAATGACACGCCTTATGGCAACATTGTGGCGCTAAATGAAAACTGCGCCATTTTGCACTACACGCACTTTGATCGTGTTGCTCCTGCTACCCATCGTTCTTTTTTGATTGACGCTGGCGCCAACTTCAATGGTTATGCAGCCGATATTACTCGAACCTATGACTTTACTGGTGAAGGGGAATTTGCTGAACTTGTTGCCACCATGAAGCAGCACCAAATTGCACTATGTAACCAGTTGGCGCCTGGCAAGTTATATGGAGAGTTACACCTTGATTGTCACCAACGTGTGGCGCAAACACTGAGTGACTTTAACATCGTTAACTTATCGGCCGATGAGATTGTTGCCAAAGGCATTACCTCAACGTTCTTCCCACATGGTTTAGGCCATCATATTGGTTTACAAGTACATGATGTGGGTGGTTTTATGGCTGACGAGCAGGGCGCACACCAAGAGCCGCCTGAAGGTCACCCATTCCTGCGTTGCACGCGTAAGATTGAAGCGAATCAAGTATTTACCATTGAACCTGGGTTGTACTTTATTGATTCCTTGCTCGGTGATTTAGCAGCGACAGATAATAATCAGCATATTAATTGGGACAAGGTCGCAGAGCTTAAGCCTTTCGGTGGTATTCGTATTGAGGACAATATCATTGTTCACGAAGACAGCCTTGAGAATATGACTCGCGAGCTAGAGCTCGATTAA
- a CDS encoding EF-hand domain-containing protein — MKRMTSTLALITLAASSAAFAADFSTLDADGNGAISKQEAAVDAELSKHFDKLDTDGNGELSKEEFEQA; from the coding sequence ATGAAACGCATGACTTCAACTTTAGCACTTATCACTTTAGCAGCTTCAAGCGCAGCATTTGCAGCAGATTTCTCTACTTTAGATGCAGACGGCAATGGCGCTATCAGCAAGCAAGAAGCAGCAGTGGATGCAGAGCTTAGCAAGCACTTCGACAAGCTAGATACCGATGGTAACGGTGAACTGTCAAAAGAAGAGTTTGAACAAGCTTAA
- a CDS encoding calmodulin — MKTMKHTVALMALVGASSAFALDADFNTIDADGNGAISMEEASKYPELMSQFKDLDTDMNGELSEQEFAKAQ, encoded by the coding sequence ATGAAAACCATGAAACACACAGTCGCATTAATGGCACTTGTAGGCGCATCTTCAGCTTTCGCACTGGATGCAGATTTCAACACTATCGATGCCGACGGCAACGGCGCTATCAGCATGGAAGAGGCGTCTAAGTATCCTGAGCTTATGAGTCAATTTAAAGACTTGGATACTGACATGAACGGTGAGTTATCTGAGCAAGAATTTGCTAAAGCGCAGTAA
- a CDS encoding EF-hand domain-containing protein codes for MKTTNTLLAMAILASSATAIAGSTFDTLDVDGNGSISKEEASADAAILTKFDELDIDGNGELSKEEFAHAE; via the coding sequence ATGAAAACGACTAACACACTACTTGCTATGGCGATTTTGGCTTCTTCTGCAACAGCTATCGCAGGTTCTACTTTTGATACATTGGATGTCGACGGTAATGGCAGCATCAGCAAGGAAGAGGCAAGTGCAGATGCAGCGATTCTAACTAAATTTGATGAGCTTGATATTGATGGAAATGGCGAGCTATCTAAGGAAGAATTTGCTCACGCTGAGTAA
- a CDS encoding transglycosylase SLT domain-containing protein — MKRFIHVLLAASLLHASSASLASDNDDFLEAEKVAWSGNYKEFKRLNSQLDHPLKPYVEMAFYKRHPQLKYQTEIERFLSVYQNTPLEWPVRRAWLNYLAKRGRKADFVANYQPTSDAQLKCQYLDFQLQLGAPERAILAQVADLWVVGQSQPKQCDSLFAKWRDAGMQTPQRVWQRVGLAAREGEHYLLRYLKTLLPNNERYLADLYSAVRKDPSAAAGLYRFKNKSSKEAEIAHYGVKRLVWRDPELAIRAWTKLDNMFTFTDEQRQEINYAFAYALAVKQHDEAKFWLNKVPDAGHDKKLMQWHLANMLREQDWPGISAYFTNKTNLSNGHKYWLAYSYFRQGRAQEAQNIWLPLAQQRDYYGFLAAARLDQPVNLNSKQLMLPPGLKEKVAQAPGFKRAKRLHELKRYTSARREWNYLIDTSSEAEKLAASVLAGEQGWHDSTIFTLARIKAWDYVDLRFPDAFTDLFKRYSRRNKVDMDWSIAIARRESSFAPDARSRANARGLMQLLPSTAKYINRSTVSSRRLYEPSTNINLGTKYLKYLEGKTNGNQVLATASYNAGYHRVRKWLPDQAMPAELWIELIPYRETRDYVKNVFAYRQVYLTKQGKNENILASILDMRIGG; from the coding sequence ATGAAACGATTTATACATGTGTTACTGGCTGCATCCCTACTGCACGCCTCCAGTGCTTCTTTAGCCAGTGACAATGACGATTTTTTAGAGGCGGAAAAGGTGGCCTGGTCAGGCAACTATAAAGAGTTTAAGCGCCTCAATAGCCAACTTGATCACCCCCTTAAGCCTTATGTAGAGATGGCCTTTTATAAACGCCATCCGCAGTTAAAATATCAAACAGAAATAGAGCGCTTTTTGAGCGTGTACCAAAATACTCCCCTCGAGTGGCCGGTGCGTCGAGCCTGGCTTAACTACCTAGCTAAAAGAGGGCGAAAAGCCGACTTTGTTGCTAACTACCAACCCACAAGCGACGCGCAGTTAAAGTGCCAGTACCTAGATTTTCAATTGCAACTAGGCGCCCCTGAGCGAGCAATATTAGCGCAAGTTGCTGATCTCTGGGTGGTTGGGCAATCTCAACCGAAACAGTGTGACTCCTTATTCGCTAAGTGGCGTGATGCTGGGATGCAAACTCCACAACGGGTATGGCAACGGGTAGGGTTGGCAGCACGAGAGGGCGAACACTACTTGCTGCGCTACCTGAAAACGTTGCTACCGAATAATGAGCGTTATTTAGCTGATTTATATTCTGCGGTGCGCAAAGACCCCAGTGCTGCAGCAGGGTTGTACCGGTTCAAAAACAAAAGCAGCAAAGAAGCGGAAATTGCCCATTATGGCGTTAAGCGTTTGGTATGGCGAGATCCGGAACTAGCGATTCGAGCATGGACCAAACTCGATAACATGTTCACTTTTACCGACGAGCAACGTCAGGAAATTAACTATGCTTTTGCTTATGCATTGGCGGTAAAACAGCATGATGAAGCGAAATTTTGGTTAAATAAAGTGCCCGATGCGGGCCATGATAAAAAGCTAATGCAGTGGCATCTGGCAAATATGCTCAGAGAGCAAGATTGGCCAGGGATATCAGCTTACTTCACTAATAAAACCAATCTCAGCAATGGCCATAAATACTGGCTCGCATACAGCTATTTTCGTCAAGGGCGGGCACAAGAGGCCCAAAATATATGGCTGCCGCTGGCACAACAACGAGACTATTATGGCTTTCTTGCTGCCGCACGCTTGGACCAACCGGTTAACCTCAATAGTAAACAGTTGATGTTGCCGCCTGGGTTGAAGGAAAAGGTGGCTCAGGCGCCAGGCTTCAAGCGCGCCAAACGTTTGCATGAACTGAAGCGCTACACCAGCGCGCGCAGGGAATGGAATTACCTAATAGATACGTCAAGTGAAGCGGAGAAACTAGCGGCTTCGGTATTAGCCGGTGAACAAGGCTGGCATGACAGTACCATCTTTACATTAGCGCGTATAAAGGCTTGGGATTACGTGGATTTACGCTTCCCTGATGCATTCACCGACTTATTTAAGCGCTATAGCCGCCGCAACAAAGTGGATATGGATTGGAGTATTGCGATTGCTCGGCGTGAGAGCTCTTTTGCTCCAGATGCCCGCTCTCGGGCCAACGCCCGGGGCTTAATGCAGCTTCTTCCTAGTACCGCGAAGTACATTAATCGTAGTACCGTGTCTTCACGGCGTTTGTACGAGCCCAGCACTAATATCAATTTGGGCACCAAGTACCTCAAGTACTTAGAGGGTAAAACTAATGGCAACCAAGTGCTAGCAACAGCGTCTTACAATGCGGGTTATCACCGTGTACGTAAATGGTTACCGGATCAAGCTATGCCTGCGGAGCTGTGGATTGAATTGATCCCGTATCGGGAAACGCGCGACTATGTCAAAAATGTATTTGCTTATCGGCAAGTATACCTTACTAAACAAGGCAAAAACGAAAACATCCTAGCGTCTATTCTTGATATGCGCATAGGTGGTTAG
- a CDS encoding TrkH family potassium uptake protein has protein sequence MQYRTIIKILGQLVALFSITMVPPALVSLIYKDGGGLPFILAFVFSVIAGLIAYYPNRNEHGDLKAREGFLIVVLFWLVLGSFASLPLIFLDAPKLSMADAVFEAFSGLTTTGATVLTGIEYLPKSVLFYRQQLQWLGGMGIIVLAVAVLPMLGVGGMQLYRAETPGPVKDSKMTPRIADTAKHLWYIYVSLTLACTLAYWVAGMNWFDAICHAFSTIAIGGFSTYDASMGHFDSPVINLICVVFLLIAAINFSLHYAAVASRSGKVYLRDPEFKAFFLIQVALIIICFAVLSSNNIYANGDETLDQAMFQAVSISTTAGFATDNFSAWPLFLPMLLIFSSFIGGCAGSTGGGMKVVRVFLLYLQGIRELNRLVHPRAIYSIKLGRKALPDKVVEAVWGFFSAYALVFVIIMISLMGTGLDNITAFSATAACLNNLGPGLGEVAAHYGDISDSAKWILTLAMVFGRLEIFTLLVLFTPTFWRG, from the coding sequence ATGCAATACCGCACGATAATAAAAATACTGGGCCAGCTGGTGGCGTTATTCAGCATCACTATGGTGCCGCCAGCCTTGGTCTCACTAATATACAAAGATGGTGGCGGTTTACCTTTTATTCTCGCTTTTGTCTTTAGCGTAATTGCTGGCTTAATTGCCTACTACCCCAACCGTAATGAGCATGGAGATTTAAAGGCTCGGGAAGGCTTTTTAATTGTGGTGTTGTTTTGGCTGGTGCTGGGCTCGTTCGCATCTTTACCGCTGATTTTTCTAGATGCACCCAAGTTATCAATGGCAGACGCCGTATTTGAGGCGTTTTCTGGGCTGACCACTACCGGTGCGACTGTACTTACAGGCATAGAATATTTACCTAAGTCGGTGCTTTTCTATCGTCAGCAATTACAATGGCTGGGCGGTATGGGGATCATCGTACTTGCCGTTGCCGTGCTCCCTATGCTTGGCGTGGGTGGGATGCAGCTGTACCGTGCTGAGACGCCAGGGCCGGTGAAAGATTCAAAAATGACACCACGAATTGCCGATACGGCAAAACACCTGTGGTATATCTATGTGTCGCTTACCTTAGCTTGCACGCTGGCTTATTGGGTTGCGGGAATGAATTGGTTTGATGCGATTTGTCATGCCTTTTCAACCATAGCCATTGGTGGTTTCTCTACCTATGATGCGTCGATGGGGCACTTTGATAGCCCCGTGATTAACCTGATCTGTGTGGTGTTTTTGCTAATTGCGGCAATCAACTTTTCACTGCACTACGCAGCGGTGGCCAGTCGTAGTGGCAAAGTTTATTTGCGCGACCCTGAGTTTAAAGCGTTTTTTCTGATCCAAGTGGCACTCATCATTATCTGTTTCGCAGTGCTTTCCTCTAATAACATTTACGCTAATGGTGATGAAACTCTCGACCAGGCGATGTTTCAGGCCGTTTCCATCAGTACCACCGCCGGTTTTGCGACCGATAACTTCTCCGCTTGGCCGCTGTTTCTACCTATGCTGCTGATCTTTTCCAGTTTTATTGGTGGTTGTGCGGGCTCCACAGGCGGGGGAATGAAAGTAGTGAGGGTGTTTTTACTTTACTTACAAGGTATCCGAGAGCTTAACCGTTTGGTCCACCCGCGTGCCATCTATTCGATTAAGCTAGGTCGTAAAGCCCTGCCAGATAAGGTTGTGGAGGCGGTATGGGGCTTTTTCTCTGCCTATGCCTTGGTGTTTGTAATTATTATGATCAGCCTGATGGGGACGGGGCTAGATAATATCACTGCCTTCTCGGCGACCGCTGCCTGCCTTAATAACCTGGGTCCAGGGCTGGGTGAAGTAGCCGCTCACTATGGTGACATTAGTGATAGCGCAAAGTGGATTCTGACATTGGCAATGGTCTTTGGCCGGTTAGAGATATTTACTCTCCTCGTGCTGTTTACCCCAACATTCTGGCGTGGGTGA
- the fadB gene encoding fatty acid oxidation complex subunit alpha FadB, whose translation MIFQSDSFVVSFIKDQIAEFKFTVPGSVNKLSQQTLNDCLEAIKELRQRDDIKGMVFTSDKDHFIVGADIFEFLPTFQRPEQELVSWIKNATDVFDALEDLPFPTISAINGMALGGGCEWVLATDFRVGSSKAKIGLPETKLGIMPGFGGTVRLPRIIGADNAMTWITTGQENRANDALKVGALDAVVTDDALVDACINMLEQAIAGKLDWQKRRATKQAPLKMNKVEQGMSFAMAEGMVMGKTKGHYPAPVLAVKTIKEAANMSRDEAMAVENANFAKLAKTNEAAALTGIFLNDQFIKGKAKKQAKGSSVSINQAAVLGAGIMGGGIAYQSAYKGTPIVMKDINQDALDLGMGEAAKLLGKKVKRGHMNMDKMVGVLGKIKPTLNDADVQSADIVVEAVVENPKVKKAVLSDLEKTLGDNAVLTSNTSTIRIDELATALEKPEKFCGMHFFNPVPKMPLVEVIRGEKTSEDTVNAVVDYALKLGKSPIVVNDCPGFFVNRVLFPYFAGFSKMVSEGISFAKIDKVMENVFGWPMGPAYLLDVVGIDTAFHCTGVMAEGFPERMARQEKDPVAVFAEAKRYGQKNGKGFYSYAPDRRGRLKKSHDDEALKLLSTLSDSEKDVDKQEMIDRCMVPMINEVLLCLQENIIASPQEADMALVYGIGFPPFRGGVFRYLDQVGLANFVATADKYAHLGAIYQVSDQTRQWAEQGRVFYQVEGQ comes from the coding sequence ATGATATTTCAGAGCGATTCCTTTGTAGTCTCTTTTATAAAGGACCAAATTGCTGAGTTTAAGTTCACTGTACCTGGTTCAGTGAATAAACTATCTCAACAAACCTTAAACGACTGCTTAGAGGCCATCAAAGAATTACGTCAACGTGACGACATTAAAGGCATGGTATTTACCAGCGATAAAGATCACTTCATCGTTGGTGCTGATATTTTTGAATTCCTACCCACTTTCCAAAGACCAGAGCAAGAGCTTGTAAGCTGGATTAAAAACGCAACCGATGTGTTTGATGCTTTAGAAGACTTACCTTTCCCTACGATCAGTGCTATCAATGGTATGGCTCTTGGCGGTGGCTGCGAGTGGGTTCTGGCGACCGATTTCCGTGTTGGTAGCAGCAAAGCTAAAATCGGTTTACCTGAGACCAAACTGGGCATTATGCCAGGCTTTGGTGGCACCGTGCGTTTACCTCGTATCATCGGTGCAGACAATGCCATGACTTGGATCACTACGGGTCAGGAAAACCGTGCCAATGATGCACTAAAAGTAGGCGCACTTGATGCTGTGGTTACTGATGACGCGCTTGTTGATGCATGTATCAACATGCTGGAGCAAGCCATTGCAGGTAAGCTTGATTGGCAAAAGCGCCGCGCAACAAAACAAGCGCCATTGAAGATGAATAAGGTAGAGCAAGGCATGAGCTTTGCCATGGCCGAAGGCATGGTTATGGGCAAAACTAAAGGCCACTACCCAGCGCCAGTGCTTGCAGTGAAAACCATTAAAGAAGCCGCGAATATGAGTCGCGACGAAGCCATGGCAGTGGAAAATGCCAACTTCGCCAAGCTGGCTAAAACCAATGAAGCTGCTGCGCTTACCGGTATTTTCTTGAACGATCAGTTCATTAAAGGCAAAGCTAAAAAGCAAGCCAAGGGTAGTAGTGTCAGCATCAACCAAGCTGCGGTACTAGGTGCAGGCATTATGGGCGGCGGTATCGCTTACCAGTCAGCCTACAAAGGCACACCTATTGTCATGAAAGACATTAACCAAGATGCTCTCGACTTAGGTATGGGCGAGGCAGCAAAGCTACTTGGTAAAAAAGTAAAACGCGGCCATATGAACATGGATAAGATGGTCGGCGTACTAGGCAAAATAAAACCGACTCTCAACGATGCGGATGTGCAAAGTGCTGATATCGTAGTTGAAGCCGTGGTTGAGAATCCGAAGGTGAAAAAAGCAGTATTAAGCGACCTTGAGAAGACCTTAGGTGACAATGCTGTACTAACGTCAAACACGTCGACCATTCGTATTGATGAACTTGCCACAGCGCTAGAGAAACCTGAAAAATTCTGCGGTATGCACTTTTTCAACCCCGTTCCAAAGATGCCTTTGGTAGAAGTGATTCGTGGCGAGAAAACCTCAGAAGATACCGTTAACGCTGTAGTCGACTATGCCCTTAAGCTAGGTAAGTCGCCCATCGTTGTGAATGACTGCCCTGGGTTTTTCGTAAACCGTGTGCTATTCCCCTACTTTGCTGGCTTCAGCAAAATGGTCAGCGAAGGAATCAGCTTCGCAAAAATCGATAAAGTCATGGAAAATGTCTTTGGTTGGCCGATGGGGCCCGCCTACCTACTAGACGTGGTGGGTATTGATACCGCCTTCCATTGCACTGGCGTGATGGCTGAAGGCTTCCCTGAACGTATGGCTCGCCAAGAGAAAGATCCGGTCGCCGTGTTTGCAGAAGCTAAACGCTACGGTCAGAAAAATGGTAAAGGCTTCTACAGCTATGCTCCTGATCGCCGTGGCCGTTTGAAGAAGAGCCATGATGACGAGGCATTAAAGTTACTATCAACGCTGAGCGACAGTGAGAAAGACGTTGATAAGCAGGAAATGATCGACCGCTGTATGGTGCCGATGATCAACGAAGTACTGCTTTGCCTACAAGAAAACATCATTGCTTCACCACAAGAAGCAGACATGGCGTTGGTATATGGTATTGGCTTCCCGCCATTCAGAGGCGGTGTATTCCGCTATTTAGACCAAGTCGGCCTGGCTAACTTTGTAGCAACTGCCGATAAGTACGCACACCTTGGTGCGATTTACCAAGTATCTGACCAAACACGTCAATGGGCCGAGCAAGGCCGCGTGTTTTATCAAGTGGAGGGACAATAA
- the trkA gene encoding Trk system potassium transporter TrkA yields MKIIILGAGQVGGTLAENLVGEQNEITVVDIDGDRLRELQDKYDLQGVTGHSAHPDILRKAGAEDADMIIAVTSSDEVNMVACQVAYSIFNTPTKIARIRSEQYLRYRQQLFHNDDLPVDHHIAPEQLVTKYIRRLIDYPGALQVLQFADGKLSLVAVKAYYGGLLVGYALSALKEHIPNVETRVAAIYRQGKAIKPLGTTVIEADDEIFFIAATKHIRAVMSELQKLERSYKKIMIAGGGNIGAGLARSLEKNHSVKLLERNPQRAEQLSEMLDDTVVFCGDASDQELLSEEHIEQVDVFIAVTNDDEANIMSAMLAKRMGAQKTMVLIQRGAYVDLVQGGEIDIAISPQQATISALLTHVRRGDIVNVYSLRKGAAEAIEAVAHGDENTSKVVGRAISEIKLPAGTTIGAIVRNDDVLIAHDDTVIQSGDHVIMFLIDKKHIHVVEKLFQVSAMFL; encoded by the coding sequence ATGAAAATTATCATCTTAGGCGCGGGGCAAGTCGGCGGAACACTGGCTGAAAACCTTGTCGGCGAGCAGAACGAAATCACCGTTGTCGACATTGATGGCGATCGCTTGCGCGAGCTACAGGACAAATATGACCTGCAAGGAGTCACTGGGCACAGTGCTCACCCCGATATTTTGCGCAAGGCCGGCGCTGAAGATGCTGATATGATTATTGCCGTCACCAGCTCCGATGAAGTCAATATGGTGGCCTGCCAAGTGGCCTACAGTATTTTTAATACCCCCACCAAGATTGCCCGTATTCGCTCGGAGCAATACCTGCGCTATCGTCAGCAGTTGTTCCATAATGACGATTTGCCGGTGGACCACCATATCGCTCCTGAGCAACTTGTTACCAAGTACATCCGCCGCCTTATTGATTATCCGGGCGCCTTACAAGTGCTGCAATTTGCCGATGGCAAGTTGTCTCTGGTCGCAGTCAAAGCCTACTATGGCGGTTTACTCGTTGGTTATGCGCTATCAGCATTGAAAGAACACATTCCCAATGTAGAGACTCGTGTTGCTGCAATTTACCGCCAAGGCAAGGCTATCAAACCCTTGGGCACCACAGTGATCGAAGCCGACGATGAGATCTTCTTTATTGCCGCAACCAAGCATATTCGTGCGGTAATGAGTGAACTGCAAAAGCTTGAGCGTTCTTATAAGAAGATCATGATCGCCGGTGGCGGTAACATTGGTGCTGGCTTGGCCCGCTCGTTGGAAAAAAACCATAGCGTTAAGCTGCTGGAGCGTAACCCACAACGAGCTGAGCAACTATCTGAAATGCTCGATGATACTGTGGTTTTTTGTGGTGATGCGTCTGATCAGGAGCTGCTATCAGAAGAGCATATTGAGCAAGTCGATGTATTCATTGCAGTGACCAATGACGACGAAGCCAATATTATGTCAGCGATGTTGGCAAAACGTATGGGGGCGCAAAAAACCATGGTGCTCATTCAACGTGGCGCCTATGTTGACTTGGTGCAAGGCGGCGAAATTGACATTGCTATTTCACCACAGCAAGCGACCATTTCAGCCCTGCTGACTCACGTAAGACGCGGTGACATCGTCAATGTTTACTCGTTACGTAAAGGCGCGGCAGAGGCAATTGAAGCCGTAGCTCATGGTGATGAGAACACCTCTAAAGTGGTAGGCAGAGCTATCTCTGAAATTAAACTACCTGCAGGGACGACTATTGGCGCTATCGTGCGCAATGATGACGTACTGATAGCCCATGATGATACAGTGATCCAAAGTGGTGACCATGTCATTATGTTCTTGATAGATAAAAAGCACATTCATGTGGTTGAGAAGCTCTTCCAGGTCAGCGCAATGTTTCTGTAA